One window of the Candidatus Nitrospira nitrosa genome contains the following:
- a CDS encoding glutamate-5-semialdehyde dehydrogenase, with protein MEALSQAVSEPGSEPSKPLPTMEYVVDLVSNAKRAARRLAALPTLTKNQALLAMADALEAKSDELITANERDLEAFGAANDKKAMADRLRLTDKRIKEMAAGIREVAQLPDPVGMMSAMWTRPNGMQVGRVRVPIGVIGIIYESRPNVTADSAALCLKSGNVCVLRGGSEAIHSNTAIASILSDASQKAGIPPGAITFVDRADREIVQVLLKQDQCIDLIIPRGGESLMKLIAEHSTIPVVKHDAGVCHIYVDAAADVAMAEAICLNAKVQRPSTCNAMETLLVHQSIARTFLPALAAGLRAAHVEIRGCAKTCQLISEAKPASENDYGKEFLDLVLAVKVVKNMDEAMEHIAQYGSRHTEAIVTSDYGRSMRFLKEVDAGAVIVNASTRLNDGYQFGLGAEIGISTSRIHARGPMGLEELTCSKFMVLGSGQLRE; from the coding sequence ATGGAAGCGCTGAGTCAAGCCGTTTCAGAACCAGGTAGTGAACCATCGAAGCCATTGCCTACGATGGAATATGTCGTTGACCTAGTGTCCAACGCGAAACGGGCAGCCAGACGACTTGCCGCGCTACCGACATTAACCAAGAACCAAGCATTGTTGGCGATGGCGGATGCGTTGGAAGCCAAATCGGACGAATTGATCACGGCAAATGAGCGCGATCTCGAGGCCTTTGGGGCTGCCAATGACAAGAAGGCCATGGCGGATCGCTTGCGGTTGACCGACAAACGGATCAAGGAGATGGCAGCGGGGATCCGCGAGGTGGCGCAGTTGCCGGATCCTGTGGGGATGATGTCTGCCATGTGGACAAGACCCAACGGGATGCAGGTGGGGCGGGTTCGCGTGCCGATCGGGGTGATCGGAATCATTTATGAGTCGCGTCCGAATGTGACAGCTGATTCCGCTGCGCTTTGCCTCAAGTCGGGGAATGTCTGTGTGTTGAGAGGCGGCAGCGAAGCGATTCATTCCAATACGGCGATCGCGTCCATTCTCTCCGACGCGTCACAAAAAGCCGGTATCCCACCGGGTGCGATCACGTTCGTCGATCGCGCGGATCGTGAGATCGTACAGGTCTTGCTCAAGCAGGATCAGTGCATCGACTTGATCATTCCCCGTGGTGGCGAATCGTTGATGAAACTCATTGCCGAACACTCGACCATTCCCGTAGTCAAGCATGATGCGGGTGTCTGTCATATCTATGTCGATGCTGCAGCCGATGTCGCCATGGCGGAAGCGATTTGCCTCAATGCGAAGGTGCAGCGCCCATCAACCTGCAACGCTATGGAAACACTGCTGGTGCACCAGTCGATTGCGCGCACGTTCTTGCCGGCGCTGGCGGCTGGTCTCCGGGCAGCCCATGTTGAAATCCGAGGCTGCGCCAAGACCTGTCAGTTGATCTCGGAGGCCAAGCCGGCCAGTGAGAACGATTACGGGAAAGAATTTTTGGATCTCGTCCTGGCCGTGAAAGTCGTGAAGAACATGGATGAGGCCATGGAGCATATCGCGCAGTATGGCTCGCGACATACGGAAGCGATCGTGACGTCGGACTATGGGCGCTCGATGCGATTTCTTAAAGAGGTTGATGCCGGTGCGGTGATAGTGAACGCTTCTACGCGCCTCAATGACGGATATCAGTTCGGTCTCGGGGCTGAGATCGGGATCAGCACGTCGAGGATTCATGCTCGGGGCCCGATGGGATTAGAAGAACTGACCTGCTCAAAGTTTATGGTTTTAGGGAGCGGCCAGCTCCGCGAGTGA
- a CDS encoding CRISPR-associated helicase/endonuclease Cas3, whose amino-acid sequence MNNKEAFARWFRQATEREPYPFQIRFACEPTLPELVDVPTGMGKTAMAVLGWLWRRRFAEETVQKATPRRLVYCLPMRVLVEQTVESAQTWLKNLELLTELREGEVSVHTFMGGDIDNDWDAYPEANAILIGTQDQLLSRALNRGYAMSRYRWPMHYALLNNDCLWIMDEVQLMGVGLTTTAQLQAFREKFGTFGPAQSVWMSATPKTDTLGTVDFAERAKNLPRLSLIADDVEHSDIARRVKSVKLLHKAETIWTQGSEGEYPKRLAEEVCRHHQSGTLTVVMVNRVGRAQDVFVELQRQLKGVPNQPEPCLIHSRFRQAERVHLQQRLKEKPEHGRIVVATQAIEAGVDISARTLFTELAPWSSLVQRFGRCNRYGEWEPKNAAHVFWIDLETALVDKKGEQQLVPEAALPYEIDDLDWSRGQLNYLKEVGPSKVSKITAPKKDEVGYVLRRRDVVDLFDTTPDLAGNDIDVSRYIRDGENNDVQVYWRQWDGGKPSADMPALRPEELCAVAIGRIKEFLKKDVLAFRWDGLERHWLPVKKDNVWSGLTILLHVSEGGYAEDLGWTGKNDGAVPAVPLLPELPSNDALDEDRFTFIHRFVHLTEHATDVAQEMKSLKTTLDDPTLTIPWSELFTAARWHDVGKAHEVFQKMLTNPLLPNNPRKSGGPWAKSDHKKGRPDRKHFRHELASALALLLHKESDLAAYLAAAHHGKVRLSIRSLPDEEVPPEVRRFARGVWEGDQLPAVDLGDEISTQAVTLTLSFMEMGEGPHGPSWLERMLRLRDHYGPFRLAWMETLVRVADWRGTAKEGGVNA is encoded by the coding sequence ATGAACAACAAAGAAGCATTTGCACGGTGGTTCCGGCAAGCGACTGAGAGGGAGCCATATCCATTCCAGATTCGATTTGCCTGTGAGCCGACTCTACCCGAATTGGTGGACGTGCCGACGGGGATGGGCAAGACCGCGATGGCGGTGTTGGGATGGTTGTGGCGGAGGCGTTTCGCTGAAGAGACAGTTCAGAAGGCAACGCCAAGGCGATTGGTCTATTGCTTGCCCATGCGAGTGTTGGTGGAGCAAACGGTAGAGAGTGCTCAAACATGGCTCAAGAACCTAGAGCTACTTACGGAACTCCGAGAGGGTGAAGTCTCTGTGCACACCTTTATGGGCGGCGACATTGACAATGACTGGGACGCTTATCCAGAGGCAAATGCGATCCTGATCGGTACCCAAGATCAACTACTTTCGCGAGCTTTGAACAGAGGCTATGCCATGAGTCGTTATCGGTGGCCCATGCACTATGCCTTACTGAACAACGACTGCCTGTGGATTATGGACGAGGTTCAGTTAATGGGAGTGGGGCTGACCACAACGGCTCAATTACAAGCCTTTCGGGAGAAGTTTGGTACCTTTGGTCCCGCACAATCCGTATGGATGTCGGCCACCCCAAAAACAGATACTTTGGGCACCGTTGATTTTGCAGAGCGGGCAAAGAATCTTCCGCGTCTCTCCTTGATTGCCGATGATGTCGAGCATTCGGATATCGCCAGACGTGTCAAGTCCGTGAAACTCTTGCACAAGGCTGAAACGATCTGGACGCAGGGGTCTGAAGGCGAGTACCCAAAAAGATTAGCGGAGGAAGTATGTCGCCATCATCAGTCAGGTACCTTGACCGTTGTGATGGTCAATCGAGTAGGGCGCGCGCAAGATGTCTTTGTCGAGTTACAGCGACAATTGAAGGGTGTGCCTAACCAGCCAGAACCCTGTTTGATTCATTCAAGGTTTCGCCAGGCGGAACGAGTGCATCTCCAACAACGACTGAAAGAAAAACCCGAGCATGGTCGAATTGTAGTGGCAACTCAGGCAATTGAAGCTGGGGTGGATATCTCCGCGCGGACTCTGTTTACGGAGCTGGCTCCTTGGTCATCGTTGGTGCAACGGTTTGGACGCTGCAATCGGTATGGAGAGTGGGAACCGAAAAATGCAGCTCACGTATTCTGGATCGACCTGGAAACCGCACTGGTAGATAAGAAGGGGGAACAACAATTAGTCCCTGAAGCGGCTCTCCCTTATGAGATTGACGATCTGGATTGGTCGAGAGGCCAGCTGAATTATCTCAAAGAAGTGGGGCCGAGCAAGGTGTCGAAGATTACAGCTCCCAAAAAAGACGAGGTCGGGTATGTGCTCCGCCGTCGTGATGTGGTGGATCTGTTCGATACGACACCAGACTTGGCAGGGAACGATATTGATGTCTCCCGATACATTCGCGACGGAGAAAATAACGATGTGCAGGTCTATTGGCGGCAGTGGGACGGGGGAAAGCCGTCGGCTGATATGCCTGCGCTAAGACCTGAAGAGCTTTGCGCGGTGGCAATTGGGCGAATCAAAGAGTTCCTGAAAAAAGATGTCCTGGCTTTTCGATGGGATGGGTTGGAACGTCATTGGCTTCCGGTTAAAAAAGACAATGTCTGGTCCGGCTTGACCATACTGCTGCATGTCTCCGAAGGCGGCTATGCGGAAGACCTTGGCTGGACAGGAAAGAATGACGGTGCGGTGCCAGCCGTGCCATTGCTTCCTGAATTGCCCTCCAACGACGCGCTTGATGAAGACCGGTTCACCTTTATTCATCGGTTTGTTCATTTAACGGAGCATGCAACGGATGTAGCTCAAGAAATGAAATCCTTGAAAACAACCCTCGATGATCCGACTCTCACAATTCCGTGGAGCGAATTGTTCACGGCAGCTCGGTGGCATGATGTGGGAAAAGCCCATGAGGTCTTTCAGAAGATGTTGACCAACCCATTACTGCCTAACAATCCTCGTAAGTCCGGCGGCCCCTGGGCTAAGTCCGATCATAAGAAAGGCCGCCCAGACCGCAAGCATTTTCGCCATGAACTGGCTTCAGCGTTGGCCCTCTTGCTACACAAAGAATCGGACCTAGCGGCCTATCTGGCTGCTGCACACCACGGGAAGGTCCGACTCTCAATTCGGTCCTTGCCCGATGAGGAGGTCCCGCCGGAAGTGCGACGATTTGCGCGTGGCGTCTGGGAGGGCGATCAATTGCCGGCTGTGGATTTGGGAGATGAGATATCTACGCAGGCAGTGACACTCACTCTAAGTTTTATGGAGATGGGGGAGGGACCGCATGGCCCAAGTTGGCTGGAGCGGATGCTTCGGCTTCGGGATCACTATGGCCCATTCAGATTGGCATGGATGGAGACTTTGGTGCGCGTTGCGGACTGGCGCGGGACTGCGAAAGAGGGAGGGGTAAATGCCTGA
- a CDS encoding type I secretion system permease/ATPase — MSAASETTSSQQSDPILSSLESDESDTGLRCLLIIARYYDLPVNGAQLRHQFAQPGQKLSDSELLRTAKNLGLNAGLVTSEWHKLQGASLPAMAKLLDGGYVVVSKIEGEQVLVQNPVEGYSLVLSRDRFELIWTGELVLVTKRVTIRLHDLKFDLTWVIPGIVKYRKLFGEILIASAFLQFAALLTPFLTQLVIDTILVHQELSTLSLMAGGLIALTIFEGILGGLRTYLFAHTTNRMTVTLGARLFRHILSLPATYFDAKRAGDTVALVHEWEQLRQFVGSHSMTMLLDVPFAVVFLACMWLLSPPLTLVVMVTLPIYALLYSSMAPSIRACLRDLFNRETDNQAFVVEAVSGIQTVKAMAGEPSLWRKWDAQLAGYVQASVRATSLITIARYIATGVYHVTMAVVFWLGASRVIEGQLSIGQLIAFVLLSAHVMGLLLRWVTLWQEFQQVGISVQRLGDVLNRPPEPSYHPNRITIPQVQGRVCFEMVTFRYRPDEPSVIRKLSCSVEPGQIVGIVGRSGSGKSTIAKLLQCLYRPEQGRILVDGVDLVQVDPAWLRRHVGVVLHENVLFNGSVRDNIEMSNPAMPREQIIQAATLSGAHQFIVELENGYDTQIGERGCLLSSGQRQQIAIARALAANPRLLIFDEALSALDEESETVFQQNMGQIAQGRTVFIMTTRLSSLRQAHRLFVLDKGGIIEQGTYEELREQEGTSSRPLVSHVGNQS; from the coding sequence ATGTCAGCTGCTTCGGAGACAACCTCTTCCCAGCAATCTGATCCGATACTGTCATCGCTCGAGTCGGATGAGTCCGATACCGGATTGCGATGCCTTCTGATTATCGCGCGGTACTATGACCTTCCGGTCAATGGCGCGCAGCTTCGACATCAGTTTGCCCAGCCTGGACAGAAACTGTCCGACAGTGAACTGCTCCGCACCGCCAAGAATCTTGGATTGAACGCCGGTCTCGTCACAAGTGAGTGGCACAAGCTGCAAGGAGCCTCTCTTCCCGCCATGGCCAAGCTCCTGGATGGAGGCTATGTGGTGGTGTCCAAGATCGAAGGCGAGCAGGTGCTGGTTCAGAATCCTGTGGAAGGTTATTCGCTCGTCCTCTCTCGTGACCGATTCGAACTGATCTGGACGGGAGAGTTGGTGCTCGTGACGAAGCGAGTCACGATTCGTCTTCATGATCTCAAGTTCGATCTGACCTGGGTGATCCCGGGGATCGTCAAGTATCGGAAGTTGTTCGGTGAGATCTTGATCGCATCGGCGTTTCTCCAATTCGCGGCCCTCCTCACGCCGTTCTTGACACAACTGGTGATCGATACGATTCTTGTGCACCAGGAGTTGAGCACGCTTTCGTTGATGGCCGGCGGCCTCATCGCACTGACTATCTTTGAGGGCATCCTGGGTGGGCTCCGCACCTATCTGTTTGCTCATACAACCAATCGCATGACGGTCACTCTGGGAGCTCGACTCTTTCGCCATATTCTGTCGCTCCCTGCGACGTATTTTGATGCCAAGCGCGCGGGTGATACGGTCGCTCTGGTGCATGAGTGGGAACAGCTGCGCCAATTCGTCGGGAGCCACTCCATGACGATGCTCTTGGATGTTCCCTTTGCCGTGGTCTTTCTGGCCTGCATGTGGCTCTTGAGCCCCCCGCTCACGCTGGTGGTCATGGTCACATTGCCGATCTATGCGCTGTTGTACTCCTCTATGGCCCCGTCAATACGGGCCTGTCTACGCGATCTCTTCAATCGTGAAACGGACAATCAGGCATTCGTGGTCGAGGCCGTCAGCGGCATCCAAACGGTGAAGGCCATGGCGGGTGAGCCGTCGCTCTGGCGGAAGTGGGACGCACAGCTGGCCGGTTATGTGCAGGCGAGTGTTCGTGCCACCAGCCTGATCACGATCGCACGGTACATTGCGACGGGGGTGTACCACGTCACCATGGCGGTGGTCTTTTGGCTCGGGGCCTCTCGCGTCATTGAAGGGCAGTTGAGTATCGGGCAGTTGATCGCGTTTGTCCTGTTGTCGGCTCACGTGATGGGCCTCCTTCTGAGATGGGTCACTCTTTGGCAGGAGTTCCAGCAAGTGGGTATTTCGGTCCAGCGGTTGGGGGACGTACTGAACAGGCCGCCAGAGCCCTCCTATCACCCGAATCGGATCACGATTCCACAGGTCCAGGGGCGGGTGTGTTTTGAAATGGTCACGTTTCGCTACAGGCCGGATGAGCCATCGGTCATCCGCAAGCTGTCGTGTTCAGTGGAGCCGGGTCAGATTGTTGGGATCGTGGGGCGTTCAGGGTCCGGCAAAAGCACGATTGCCAAGTTGCTCCAGTGTCTCTATAGGCCTGAACAGGGACGAATTCTGGTGGATGGTGTGGATCTCGTACAGGTCGATCCGGCTTGGCTGCGTAGGCACGTGGGTGTCGTGCTGCACGAGAATGTCCTCTTCAATGGTTCGGTTCGGGACAACATCGAGATGAGCAATCCCGCCATGCCGAGAGAGCAGATTATACAGGCGGCAACGTTGTCCGGAGCGCACCAGTTTATCGTCGAATTAGAGAACGGGTATGACACGCAGATCGGCGAGCGCGGCTGTCTGCTCTCGAGTGGGCAGCGTCAACAGATCGCGATTGCCCGTGCCCTTGCCGCGAATCCCCGCCTGCTGATATTCGACGAAGCCTTGAGTGCGTTGGACGAGGAATCCGAAACGGTGTTTCAACAGAATATGGGTCAGATCGCTCAGGGCCGTACTGTATTCATCATGACCACTCGGTTGAGTTCACTGCGCCAGGCCCATCGCCTTTTTGTCCTGGATAAAGGTGGGATTATTGAACAGGGCACCTATGAGGAACTGCGCGAGCAGGAAGGGACTTCCTCACGCCCCTTGGTCTCTCACGTTGGAAATCAATCATGA
- a CDS encoding helix-turn-helix transcriptional regulator → MPRNDQAVRQLMVLKRLESARHGLTLEQLSEGLDPAATRHPRTLRRDLEAIESAGYPLLTERVDGRTRWKLLDGVRQAPALRLSPTELMALTLSRRLIAPLEGTALHASLQSALSKAAAALPQEGLTLVQQLECTFSIGLGPHKRYKRHREVIERVTHAIADKTRIQMRYDSAARGRVTRREVDPYRLWYASGGLYLIGYCHLRNEPRMFAVERIKSVTPTDLPYQIPLHFDFDTFVEDSLTVMRGPRIEVELVFEKGTAAWAKDRVWHPSQQLKRLPGGRLRMISTVADSRELVGWILSFGSGVRVVRPESLCATVKQEAAKISANP, encoded by the coding sequence ATGCCTCGCAATGACCAGGCTGTTCGGCAGCTCATGGTACTCAAGCGGTTAGAATCCGCACGCCATGGACTGACGCTGGAACAACTGTCCGAGGGGCTTGACCCTGCGGCGACCCGACATCCCCGAACGCTGCGCCGTGATCTCGAGGCGATTGAATCGGCCGGGTACCCGCTACTGACGGAACGGGTTGATGGGCGGACACGGTGGAAACTGCTCGATGGGGTACGGCAGGCGCCGGCGTTGCGTCTGTCGCCCACTGAGCTGATGGCCCTCACCCTCAGTCGTCGCCTCATTGCCCCACTCGAAGGCACAGCCCTGCATGCCTCGTTGCAATCAGCGTTGAGCAAGGCTGCTGCAGCGCTTCCGCAGGAAGGGCTCACGCTGGTCCAGCAGCTTGAATGCACGTTCTCCATTGGGCTTGGTCCGCATAAGCGATACAAGCGGCACCGCGAAGTCATCGAGCGTGTCACGCACGCCATCGCCGACAAGACGCGGATCCAAATGCGCTACGATTCGGCTGCACGTGGGCGGGTCACCCGGCGTGAGGTCGATCCCTACCGGCTCTGGTATGCCTCCGGCGGCCTGTACCTGATCGGCTATTGCCATCTTCGCAACGAACCGCGCATGTTTGCCGTCGAGCGTATTAAATCCGTGACGCCGACCGACCTCCCGTACCAAATCCCACTGCATTTCGACTTTGATACCTTCGTGGAAGACTCGCTGACGGTCATGAGGGGACCGCGCATCGAGGTGGAACTGGTCTTTGAGAAAGGGACGGCTGCCTGGGCGAAGGATCGTGTCTGGCATCCCAGCCAACAATTGAAACGGCTGCCTGGTGGGAGGCTGCGGATGATCAGCACGGTCGCCGACAGCCGCGAACTCGTCGGCTGGATTCTCAGTTTTGGAAGCGGCGTCCGGGTCGTGCGGCCGGAGTCGTTGTGCGCGACAGTTAAGCAGGAGGCGGCCAAGATATCCGCCAATCCGTGA
- a CDS encoding HlyD family efflux transporter periplasmic adaptor subunit: MAFGTIERQWMVWKAAWQAESGQPPNRAVPEGPAAEFLPEALDIQETPPSPLGRALFWTILIACVAGAVWTTVVKIDTVTMAQGRVVLGGDSRVLHPHEAGVITAIHVHDGQVVKSGEVLIELDLTRKLTEAEPQSHILASDAQQTTQTKPPALEANAASVSQAITKVEQNAGVQRVLSPIDGVVRQLAVQAVGRVVTPAQPLLTVVPLKHSLEVEARIESRDVGIVHKGQSVAITLATIQPVYQETIPGYVTRGPNKSTSNTHVGLVSSIRVGLDHSTTRVGSAEVKLVPGMAVAVEIKTGQRRMIEYLLEPVHQLMNERMREWTALIQAVRSFIERRNLS; the protein is encoded by the coding sequence ATGGCCTTCGGTACAATAGAACGACAGTGGATGGTCTGGAAGGCGGCCTGGCAGGCTGAATCAGGACAGCCTCCCAATAGAGCCGTTCCGGAGGGACCGGCCGCAGAGTTTCTTCCTGAGGCGTTGGACATTCAGGAGACGCCTCCCTCTCCGCTCGGCCGAGCGTTGTTCTGGACCATCCTGATCGCCTGTGTGGCCGGAGCGGTATGGACCACGGTCGTGAAGATTGATACCGTGACGATGGCGCAAGGGAGGGTCGTACTGGGTGGGGACTCAAGGGTCCTTCACCCGCATGAAGCAGGGGTCATTACAGCCATTCACGTCCATGATGGACAAGTGGTGAAGTCGGGCGAGGTCTTGATCGAACTGGATCTGACCAGGAAACTCACGGAAGCCGAGCCGCAGTCTCACATCCTGGCCTCAGATGCTCAGCAGACGACACAGACGAAGCCACCCGCGCTCGAAGCCAACGCCGCATCCGTTTCGCAAGCGATCACGAAAGTCGAACAGAACGCGGGAGTTCAGCGAGTGCTCTCACCGATTGATGGGGTAGTGCGGCAACTTGCGGTTCAGGCAGTGGGCAGGGTGGTGACGCCGGCACAGCCGCTGCTTACCGTTGTGCCTCTGAAGCACTCACTGGAGGTCGAGGCGCGGATCGAGAGTAGGGATGTGGGGATCGTCCACAAGGGACAGTCGGTTGCGATCACGCTCGCCACGATTCAGCCGGTGTATCAGGAGACCATTCCCGGTTATGTAACGAGGGGGCCTAACAAGAGCACGTCGAACACACACGTCGGGCTTGTTTCGTCTATCAGGGTCGGTCTGGATCATTCGACGACTCGCGTCGGGAGCGCAGAGGTCAAGCTTGTTCCCGGTATGGCGGTGGCGGTTGAGATCAAGACCGGTCAGCGCCGCATGATCGAGTACCTCCTGGAGCCCGTCCACCAGCTCATGAACGAACGCATGCGGGAATGGACCGCGCTCATTCAGGCTGTGCGCAGTTTCATCGAGCGCCGGAATCTCTCGTGA
- the cas8g1 gene encoding type I-G CRISPR-associated protein Cas8g1/Csx17, with product MPDLQITGCRPEPLAHYLKALGILRLVSEQADPEVRGWWVDDEFRLRTKLSREELEKFFLEKYQPTPIVGPWGARSGFYPGSSESAARQALAEIQKSKMDRLRSFREVIEAVQHLLDRLGVKEKPETDQEKLRLMRACRSYLPDNVIPFLDAAFVLTEEGKSYPPILGTGGNEGSGSYMSGYSQQVVTIIIKGEGENALHAALWGVPMPEATSRQTPGHFAPSAVGGANASTGFAGPVVTNPWDYLLLMEGVMVWSTATVRRLATQTPSRLASPFTVLPSGAGYASATLSDSVKPAQAKREPFEVWLPLWKSPSMFEEIKALFSEGRVEVGKRQARNGVDFARAVASLGIARGIAQFSRHSFLMRNGQNFFAAPLGRWNVVQQPEIDLLKEIDVWFGQFRRVALGDRVSAHMGQVLRGIERAIMEYCQTGDAPRMANILIALGEAEATLAQSPLQFREKHFLKPIPLLSTKWLEATNDGSVEFRLAASLASVGLRENMEPVQVRAAWAAWLDTDTHPRVIWGHGSLIDNLTAVLSRRCMDAQREQRKALPLAGKYPASLNDIHEFVVGNVDESRLEMLLHGLTLINWHLVQESAQGTDDHESLLPALYALLKLTHLPHPFRGIPMPYVPAIIVRSIAGQSGEASRLAVRRLRGCGFIPAVEVISEPANVTRRIAGAVLFPISKQQEASLAERILSSQKLQHNEIM from the coding sequence ATGCCTGATCTCCAGATTACAGGATGTCGGCCAGAACCGTTGGCGCATTATCTGAAGGCCCTGGGCATTCTTCGTCTCGTAAGCGAACAAGCTGATCCTGAAGTCCGTGGGTGGTGGGTTGATGACGAGTTTAGGTTGCGCACGAAACTGAGCCGTGAGGAATTGGAAAAGTTCTTCTTGGAAAAATATCAACCCACTCCGATTGTCGGTCCATGGGGTGCTCGATCAGGATTTTACCCTGGCTCATCTGAGAGTGCAGCGCGCCAAGCATTAGCTGAAATTCAAAAGAGCAAGATGGACCGCCTGCGGTCATTTCGAGAAGTGATCGAAGCAGTTCAGCACCTGCTGGACCGATTGGGAGTTAAGGAAAAGCCGGAGACGGATCAGGAGAAGCTCAGATTGATGCGGGCGTGTCGTTCATATCTTCCTGATAATGTAATTCCTTTCCTAGATGCTGCTTTTGTTTTGACAGAAGAAGGGAAAAGCTACCCACCAATTCTCGGCACAGGAGGCAATGAGGGTAGTGGTAGTTACATGTCTGGTTACTCCCAGCAAGTCGTCACGATAATTATTAAAGGTGAAGGGGAAAACGCTCTTCATGCTGCACTATGGGGAGTGCCAATGCCTGAGGCAACATCTCGGCAAACCCCAGGCCATTTCGCCCCATCGGCTGTTGGTGGAGCGAATGCGTCAACGGGGTTTGCAGGGCCTGTTGTGACCAATCCATGGGATTATCTTCTTCTCATGGAAGGTGTGATGGTTTGGTCAACAGCCACCGTCAGACGTTTGGCCACTCAAACGCCAAGCAGGCTTGCGTCACCATTTACCGTTCTTCCGTCTGGGGCTGGATATGCTTCGGCAACACTGTCTGATTCGGTGAAACCGGCTCAGGCAAAGCGAGAGCCGTTTGAAGTGTGGCTACCTCTGTGGAAGTCTCCATCCATGTTTGAGGAAATTAAAGCGCTCTTCTCAGAGGGACGAGTAGAGGTTGGGAAACGTCAGGCAAGAAACGGGGTAGATTTTGCCAGGGCTGTAGCGAGTCTCGGAATCGCGCGTGGAATTGCGCAGTTTTCGAGGCACAGCTTCCTTATGCGGAACGGCCAGAATTTCTTTGCAGCTCCACTTGGCCGATGGAACGTTGTACAGCAACCCGAAATAGACCTGTTAAAGGAAATAGACGTTTGGTTTGGCCAGTTTCGTCGGGTTGCCCTAGGAGACAGGGTATCTGCTCACATGGGGCAAGTGCTTCGAGGCATAGAGCGGGCCATCATGGAGTATTGCCAAACAGGCGATGCGCCAAGAATGGCGAACATCTTGATCGCTCTCGGTGAGGCCGAAGCAACTCTTGCGCAATCTCCCCTTCAGTTTCGAGAAAAACATTTTCTCAAGCCTATCCCACTTCTCTCGACAAAGTGGCTAGAAGCCACTAACGACGGGAGTGTCGAATTTCGGCTGGCTGCATCCCTGGCCTCTGTGGGCCTTCGCGAGAATATGGAGCCTGTGCAAGTTAGAGCGGCGTGGGCTGCGTGGCTTGATACCGATACCCATCCCCGAGTTATTTGGGGCCATGGATCACTGATCGACAACCTGACCGCTGTGTTGTCTCGGCGATGTATGGATGCCCAGCGTGAACAGCGAAAGGCGTTGCCGTTAGCGGGGAAGTATCCAGCGTCCCTCAATGACATTCACGAGTTCGTGGTCGGCAATGTGGATGAGAGTCGGCTAGAGATGCTTTTGCACGGACTCACGTTAATCAATTGGCATTTGGTTCAAGAGTCAGCACAGGGAACGGACGATCATGAGAGCCTGTTGCCCGCACTCTATGCCTTGCTCAAGCTAACGCATCTGCCACATCCATTCAGAGGCATCCCAATGCCCTATGTGCCTGCGATCATTGTCCGATCAATTGCGGGGCAATCCGGTGAAGCATCACGCCTAGCAGTACGGCGCCTACGCGGGTGTGGATTCATACCTGCAGTGGAGGTCATCTCCGAACCAGCCAATGTCACCCGTCGCATTGCAGGCGCTGTTCTTTTCCCTATTTCAAAGCAGCAGGAAGCGAGTCTGGCCGAGAGAATTCTCAGCTCACAGAAGCTACAGCACAACGAAATAATGTGA